The genomic stretch GCACTTCAGCAGGTCGGCGCTTTCGCCAATACGTGCCACGGGAATGCCCCACTTCCTTGTCGTGCGTCTGTCGAGTCGAACTCCGGAGCCCGGGGCCACGGCGAGTGTGAGCGGGACGATCCCCTCGGACACTGCTCCGAGCCTAGCCGCTGAGCCGCGGACGCTCGGTAGGCGGGCCGGATTCGCCGTGCCTTGTGACTCGCGTGGCGCTTTGCTACGGGGCCGGGGCGGACGCGGAAGGGGCCGGGCAGCGGATCACTCCGCCTTCCGGCCCCTTCCGCGTCGGGTCTCAGGCCGTGAGAGCCGGCAGACTCTTGCGGCTGGTGAGGACCTGGTCGATCAACCCGTACTCGAGCGCGTCGCTCGCACCGAGGATCTTGTCGCGGTCGATGTCCTTCTTGACCTGCTCGATCGAGCGGTTCGAGTGACTCGACAGCGTCTCCTCGAGCCACTCGCGCATGCGCATGATTTCGGCGGCCTGGATCTCGATGTCCGAGGCCTGGCCTCCGCCCTGCTGCACGGCGGGCTGGTGGATGAGGATGCGCGCGTTCGGCAGGGCGAGGCGCTTGCCCGGCGTGCCCGCGGCAGTCAGTACGGCAGCTGCGGAGGCGGCCTGGCCGAGCACGACCGTCTGGATGTGCGGGCGGATGTACTGCATCGTGTCGTAGATGGCCGTCATCGCGGTGAAGGAGCCGCCGGGCGAATTGATGTACATCACGATGTCGCGGTCCGGGTCCTGGCTCTCCAGGACGAGGAGCTGGGCCATGATGTCGTCCGCGGAGGCGTCGTCGACCTGCACGCCGAGGAAGATGATGCGGTCCTCGAAGAGCTTCGCGTACGGGTCCTGGCGCTTGTAGCCGTAGGCCGTGCGCTCCTCGAACGTGGGCAGGATGTAGCGCGAGGACGGTGCGGCTCCGGAGCCGAACGCCGTTCCGCCGAAGGTGGGTGTGGTCATTGTCTGTTCCTGATCTCTCGGCGCGTTCGGTGGACTACTCGTCGATGGCGGTTCCGCCACCGCCGGCCACGTCGGTCGCCGAGGAGCGGATGTGGTCGACGAAGCCGTAGGCCAGAGCCTCCTCGGCGCTGAACCAGCGGTCGCGGTCGCCGTCCTCATTAACCTGCTCGACGGTCTTGCCGGTCGCCTTGGCGGTGATCTCGGCGAGGCGCTTCTTCATGTCGAGGATGAGCTGCGCCTGGGTCTGGATGTCGGAGGCGGTACCGCCGAAGCCGCCGTGCGGCTGGTGGAGGAGCACCCGCGCGTTCGGGGTGATGTAGCGCTTGCCCTGGGTTCCGGCGGTGAGGAGCAGCTGGCCCATCGAGGCCGCCATTCCGATACCCACGGTCACGATGTCGTTCGGGACGAACTGCATCGTGTCGTAGATCGCCATGCCCGCGGTGATCGAGCCGCCGGGCGAGTTGATGTAGAGGTAGATGTCCCGCTCGGAGTCCTCGGCTGCCAGGAGCAGGAGCTTCGCAGCGATCTCGTTCGCGTTCTCGTCGCGCACCTCGGAACCGAGCCAGATGATCCGGTCCTTCAGCAGGCGGTCGAAAACACTGTTGGGCATAACCATGTCGGCCATGTATTGCTCCGTTTCAGTTGTCGCTTCGGAGGCGAATCTATCGGACGGCACCAGAGGGATCCGGCCGTGTTCGCCGGGGGCGGAGCGGAGTCGCCCGTGTTCGCCCGCGGCGGAGCGGAGCCCCACCGACGAAAGGAGCCGCCCTCCGACGAATCGGGGGGGCGGCTCCTGGTCGTGCTCGCGGAGACTACTCGGCGGCGGGGGTCTCCTCGGTGGCAGCGGCGACCTTCTTCTTCGCGGGCGCACGCTTCTTCTTGGGGGCCGGGGCGGGCACCTCGTCCGCGGCGGGCTCGGCGGGCACCTCGGCGTCGGCGGCGGCCTGGGCCTCCTCGACGACCTCGGTTTCCTCGGAGGTGACGGACTCGGCGGACTCATCGGAGGTCTCGCCGGCCTCATCGTCACCGGGGACCGCGGTGAACGCGGTGAGGTCGACGGCGTTGCCCTCGGTGTCAGTGACCTTCGCCTTGCCCAGGACGATCGCGAGCGCCTTGTTGCGCGCGACCTCGCCGACCATCTGGCCGATCTGGTTGTTCTCGGACAGGACCTTAATGAACTCGCTCGGCTCCATGCCGTACTGCGCAGCACCCTGGATCAGGTACTGCGTGAGCTCGTCCTGGCTGACCTGGACCTTCTCCTGCTCGACGATGTGGTCGAGAAGGATTTGCGTCCTGAAGGTCTTCTCGCTGGCCTCCGTGACCTCGGCGCGGTGCTCGTCGTCCTCGAGGCGGTTCTCGCCCTCGAGGTGGCGGTGCACCTCGTCCTCGACGAGACCGGCCGGCACGGGGACCTCGACGAGGGCGAGCAGCGCCTCGACGAGCTTCTCGCGAGCCTCGCCGCCCTGGCCGAAGGTCTTCTGCTGAGCGGACTGTGCCGTGAGCGACTCGCGCAGCTCGGCGATCGTGTCGAACTCGCTGGCGATCTGAGCGAAGTCGTCGTCGCCATCCGGCAGCTCGCGCTCCTTGACGGCGGTGAGGGTGACCGCGATCTCGGCCTGCTCGCCGGCGTGGTCGCCTCCGAGCAGCGGGGCGGTGAAGGTGGTGCTCTCCCCGGCGGTCAGCGAGTCGAGCGCCTCGTCGATGCCCTCGATCAGCTCGCCCGAACCGAGTTCGTAGGAAATGGCGTTGGCGGAGTCGACCTCGACCCCGTCGATGGTGGCGACCAGGTCGATCTGCGCGAAGTCACCGGTCGTCGCCGGGCGGTCGACGGTAACCAGAGTGCCGAATCGGCTACGGAGCTTGTCCAGCTCGGCGTCGACATCGGTGTCGGTGACCCCTGCCGCGTCGACGGTCAGCTCGATGCCGTCGTAGTCCGGGATGGTGATCTCGGGGCGCACATCGACCTCAATGGCGAGTTCGAGGTCGCCGGTGAAGTCCTTATCGCTCGGCCAGGCGAGGATGTCGGCCTGCGGACGGCCCAGGGGGCGGACCTCGGTCTCGCGAACGGCCTCACGGTAAAAGCCGTCCAGACCCTCGTTGACCGCGTGCTCGAGCACGGCCGCCTTGCCGACGCGCTGATCGACGATCGCGGGAGGGACCTTGCCCTTGCGGAAGCCGGGGACGGTGATCTGCTCGGCGATGTGGCCATAGGCGTGCGTGATGCTGGGGCCGAGTTCGTCCGGGGTGACCGAAATCGCGAGCTTCACGCGGGTCGGGCTCAGCTGTTCTACCGTGGTCTTCACGTGAGGGGATCTCCTGTGCTGGTTGGTGTCGGCGCCGGATGACGGTCGTCACGGGTCGATGTCGTCACGATGAGTACTCGTGGTCGGGGCGACAGGATTCGAACCTGCGACCTCCCGCTCCCAAAGCGGGCGCTCTAGCCAAGCTGAGCTACGCCCCGGATTGCGCGGGCCTGGGCACCGTGCATGAGACTCTCGTCGAACCCTCCCCGCACGTCCGCTCGCGCGACACGCCGAAATGGCCTTCACAAGTGTACTGCACGGCGGCCACTGCGACCGGAACGGCGCGGCAGTGGCCCGCGGGCCGGTCACAGCCCCGGTCGTGGCGCTCTTCACGGCAGTGCTCCCGGCCCTCGCGTGATGTACTACGCTGTCCTGGTGCCCGGTCGTGAGATCGGTCCGCGCCGATCGCAGCCCTCAGGTCGCCGATTCGGGGCTGTAGCTTAGTGGTAAAGCCTCTGTCTTCCAAACAGATGATGCGAGTTCGATTCTCGTCAGCCCCTCCGTCTTCTCCTCCGCCACTCCTCGGTTCCCCCGTCGAGGCGGCATCGCGATGCGCTCCGCGCCTGATCCCGCCGCTGCCCGGCCGCACGATCGAACGACGACCCCCGCAGGTCCGACACTGACCCCTCGTTTGCGGGACATATGACTGTCCTGTCCCCGTTTCAGTGACCTGATTGTGATGATCGACCAGGCGGCTCGGAACCCCTCCCCGCCGCGATCAGTAACCGCGATCAGTAACAAGGAGAACGCTGAATGACTGAGAACCCCGCCCGTCCTGCTTCGACGACGCAACCGACCCGACGAGCCGCCCTGCGCGCCGCGGGCTGGTCCGTGCCGGTGATTGCCCTTGCTGTCGCGACGCCGGCACTCGCCGCCTCCGAGACCGACTCGGTCGGTTTCGCGCCCAGTACCTACGTGAACCACACCGGCCTCGGCACCATCGCGCTGACCGGATACGTCTCGGGGCCCGTCCCGGCCGTCGTGCTTCTGCACTACTCCCCCGGCTTCAGCGGCCCAGGCAGCGCGCCCATCCAGGCCGACGGGACCTTCGTGGTCCCCGGCGTCACCTGCCCCTCCGCCGTCGTCACTGGCACAGTGATCGCCTCCATTGACGGGTACACGGCGGGCACAGCGACCATCAGCGTCACCGACCCGGAGCCGCGCTCCGGCTCCATCGCGTTCAACCCGGCGCAGTACCGCGGGACGCGGAACGGCTCGCGAGTCGACTTCCCCACCCTGACCGGGACCGTCTCGGTGACCGGCGGACCGTTGCCGGCGCAGGTCGTCCTGAGCTTCTCCGAACCCTCGCCCGGCCGCGTCGACTTGCGCCGCGACGCCGGATTCCTCGTTCCGATTGATCCGCAGACCGGAGCGTTCGACGTGACCGGGGTCTACAACGCGATCGTCGGGGGCGATAACCCCTCCGGCTTCATCTACGCCGGCGTCCAGAACCCTGAACTGACGTTCGGCCTGAGCACGGCAGAACTCGACGGCTGACCGAGGGTCCGGGGCGGAGGATGTGGTCTTCCGCCCCGGAGGACGACGAGGAAGAGGCAGCGCGCAGGCAGCAGCGGCGAGGGAACTGTGGTCCCGCACGTCGGGATTGGCGGTCCTCGATCGGGAGGACCGTACGACGATCCTCGACCTTGGTGCCCCGGGTGCGCACCCCGTCCTCCTGGAGGGCGCCGCTCCGCTGATCTGGCGGCAAACCGCCGCTCCCTGCTCTGCGGAGGCGATGGTCGTGCGCCTCGCGGTGCTCACCGGAGAGCGGGAGGACGACATCTGCGAGGACGTCCTGGCCTTTCTCTGCACACTGGCCGCGCTCGGGTTCTCGAGGCCTCTCCTGCGCCCTCCACCGACGCCTGCGGATGATCGGCCGGCTGCACACCGACGACGCGATCCTGCTCGGGCACGCGCTGGTCGGTCGCCTCGCCCGTGACCGGGGGATCCGCTGTCTCTCGGTCACGGGCCCGGTCCTGGAGGCGCAGGACCTTCGCGACGCGCACCGCTCCGGCGATGTCGATGTTCTGGTCGAGCCCGCCCGCCTCGCCGATCTCCTCACGGAGTTGCACCTGCGGGGCTGGCGGGAGCGACCAGGGATGTCGGCCCCGCGGATCCTGCCGCTGCACTCGGTGACGCTGCTGCACGACCAGTGGCCGTGCGACATCGACGTGCACCACGCCTTTCCCGGATTCCTGGCTCCGAGCGACAGAGTCTTCGACGAGCTGTGGGGTCTTCGACGAGCTGTGGGGTCTTCGACGAGCTGTGGGGTCTTCGACGAGCTGTGGGGTCTTCGACGAGCTGTGGGCGCGGAGGCTGCCGGCCGAGCTGGCCGGTGCGGCGGTCCTGGTCGCGGATCCGGTCGCGAACAGCGCCGTTCTCGCGCTGCACGCCCTTCGCCATCCAGCCGCCGTTCGCGGCCGGCGAGAGCTCGATGGACTCGTGCACCGGTGGAGCAGCGGGCGCGCCGACCTCTCGATCGACGCACTGCTGCGTCTGGCCGACACCACCGACGCGACCGCCACACTCGCTCCGTTCCTCACCCGCCTCGGGGTGCCGCCTCCGCAGAACGTCCAGGCCTACGCCGACTGGGTCCTGCACCCGTCGAACGCGCATCGCGGGCGGACTCTGGCCTGGGTCCGCGCCTTCCGCTCGACGCCGCTGCACCGTCGCCATCGCCTCCTCGCCGAGGCCCTATGGCCGGCGGAGTCCGGCTTCTGTGCGGAGCACCCCGAGGTGGGGCCGTCGGCAGCCGCGCTCCGCCGTGCCCGCCTGACGCGACTGCGCATCGGTCTGAGCCGACTTCCCCGCGCGCTCCTCAGCCGGTGATCAGCTGATCGCGCCGACGTGCTCCTCCCTCAGTGCGAGGTACGAGGCGGCGTTGTGGCGAATGCCCGCCCGCTCCTGCTCGGACAGCTCGCGGCGGACCTTCGCGGGGACGCCGGCGACGAGCGAGCCCGGCGGGACGCGGGTCCCCTCCAGCACGACTGCACCCGCGGCGATGAGCGAGCCGGTGCCGATCACCGCTCCGTTCAAGACGGTCGCGTTCATCCCCACCAGCACGTCGTCCTCGATCGTGCAGCCGTGGAGGACGGCGTTGTGCCCGACCGAGACGCCCGCACCGATCACGGCGTCGTGACCGGCGTCGACATGGACGACCACGCCGTCCTGCAGATTGCTGCGGGCGCCGACCTCGATCCGGGCGTGTTCGGCACGGAGCACGGCGCCGTACCACAGGCTCGCCTGCTCGCCCAGCCGCACGGAGCCGACCACGGTCGCGCCCGGAGCGATCCAGGCCGTGGCGGCGATCTCGGGCGTGCGGCCGCCGGGCAGGGTGAGCACGCGAGCGCCCGCCGCGGGGGTAGATGACATCCGGTGGTCCTCTTTTACTCTCGAACTCAGCGGCCGGCGCGCAGCCAGGCGAGCACGGCCAGTACTCGGCGGTGATCGGAGCCGGAGTCCTCCAGTCCGAGCTTCTGGAAGATCGCGGTCACGTTCTTCTCCACGGCCCCCACGCCGACGAACAGGGCGGAGGCGATTCCCGCGTTGGTGCGGCCCTGCGCCATCTGCTCCAGCACCTCGCGCTCGCGCGGGGTGAGGGCGGCGAGCGGATCGCGGTTGCGCTGCAGGAGCGAAGCGACGACCTGCGGATCGAGGACGGTTCCGCCGGCCGCGACGCGCTCGACGGCGTCGCGCAGTTCCTCCACGGAAGCGACCCGGTCCTTCAGCAGGTAGCCCAGCCCGCCGTCGCCGGAACTGAGCAGCTCCTGCGCGTAGGTGACCTCGACGTACTGGCTGAGAAGCAGGACCGCGATGCCCGGGTGGCGGCGGCGGATCTCGAGCGCCGCACGAACGCCCTCGTCCCGGAACGTCGGCGGCATCCGCACATCGAGTACGGCGACATCGACCGCGGCAGGGTCACGGACGAGATCCTCGAGCAGACCACCAGCATCCCCGAAGGCGCCGACGGAGGCGAATCCCGCGTCCTCGAAGAGACGGACCAGACCCTCGCGCAGGAGGACCGAGTCCTCGGCGATGGCGACGCGGAGGATGGGCACGCCCTCAGGATAGAGCGGTCGGCCGGTAGGGAACGTGGACGGCCACGGTGCTCGGGCCACCGAGGGGCGAGTTCACCGTGACGATCCCGCGCAGGCCCGGACGCGGCCACCGACTCCCTCGAGCCCGTGACCGGGGACGCTCAACGCTCCCCCGACCCCATCGTCGATGACCCAGACGTCGAGCCAGTGCTCCCCCGGTGTGGCGGATTCGCGCGTGTCCAGGTGCACCCGCACCGATCGCGCACTCGAGTGCTTGGACGCATTGGCGAGCAGCTCGGCGACCACAAAGTAGACGCTGCGCTCGACCTCGGGCGGGACGTCCCCGAGCGGATGCTCCGCGAGCACCTCGACCGGCACGGGGCTCAGGGCG from Rathayibacter rathayi encodes the following:
- a CDS encoding response regulator transcription factor, with the protein product MPILRVAIAEDSVLLREGLVRLFEDAGFASVGAFGDAGGLLEDLVRDPAAVDVAVLDVRMPPTFRDEGVRAALEIRRRHPGIAVLLLSQYVEVTYAQELLSSGDGGLGYLLKDRVASVEELRDAVERVAAGGTVLDPQVVASLLQRNRDPLAALTPREREVLEQMAQGRTNAGIASALFVGVGAVEKNVTAIFQKLGLEDSGSDHRRVLAVLAWLRAGR
- a CDS encoding gamma carbonic anhydrase family protein, with amino-acid sequence MSSTPAAGARVLTLPGGRTPEIAATAWIAPGATVVGSVRLGEQASLWYGAVLRAEHARIEVGARSNLQDGVVVHVDAGHDAVIGAGVSVGHNAVLHGCTIEDDVLVGMNATVLNGAVIGTGSLIAAGAVVLEGTRVPPGSLVAGVPAKVRRELSEQERAGIRHNAASYLALREEHVGAIS
- the tig gene encoding trigger factor, with translation MKTTVEQLSPTRVKLAISVTPDELGPSITHAYGHIAEQITVPGFRKGKVPPAIVDQRVGKAAVLEHAVNEGLDGFYREAVRETEVRPLGRPQADILAWPSDKDFTGDLELAIEVDVRPEITIPDYDGIELTVDAAGVTDTDVDAELDKLRSRFGTLVTVDRPATTGDFAQIDLVATIDGVEVDSANAISYELGSGELIEGIDEALDSLTAGESTTFTAPLLGGDHAGEQAEIAVTLTAVKERELPDGDDDFAQIASEFDTIAELRESLTAQSAQQKTFGQGGEAREKLVEALLALVEVPVPAGLVEDEVHRHLEGENRLEDDEHRAEVTEASEKTFRTQILLDHIVEQEKVQVSQDELTQYLIQGAAQYGMEPSEFIKVLSENNQIGQMVGEVARNKALAIVLGKAKVTDTEGNAVDLTAFTAVPGDDEAGETSDESAESVTSEETEVVEEAQAAADAEVPAEPAADEVPAPAPKKKRAPAKKKVAAATEETPAAE
- a CDS encoding ATP-dependent Clp protease proteolytic subunit; the encoded protein is MTTPTFGGTAFGSGAAPSSRYILPTFEERTAYGYKRQDPYAKLFEDRIIFLGVQVDDASADDIMAQLLVLESQDPDRDIVMYINSPGGSFTAMTAIYDTMQYIRPHIQTVVLGQAASAAAVLTAAGTPGKRLALPNARILIHQPAVQQGGGQASDIEIQAAEIMRMREWLEETLSSHSNRSIEQVKKDIDRDKILGASDALEYGLIDQVLTSRKSLPALTA
- a CDS encoding ATP-dependent Clp protease proteolytic subunit yields the protein MADMVMPNSVFDRLLKDRIIWLGSEVRDENANEIAAKLLLLAAEDSERDIYLYINSPGGSITAGMAIYDTMQFVPNDIVTVGIGMAASMGQLLLTAGTQGKRYITPNARVLLHQPHGGFGGTASDIQTQAQLILDMKKRLAEITAKATGKTVEQVNEDGDRDRWFSAEEALAYGFVDHIRSSATDVAGGGGTAIDE